DNA from Hippoglossus hippoglossus isolate fHipHip1 chromosome 1, fHipHip1.pri, whole genome shotgun sequence:
CTTCACTAAATCAATAAACTgtaaacctccaccaaggcccaacagtcccctcagtTATTGATGAGTTATTTATTGTGGTGGTGACCAGATGTGGAGAGATTAAGAAATGGAAACAAGATGCTCAAACTTCATGGTGCAAAATGACCCAATgcagaaaatctttttttctgaaaccGATGGTTTGCTCAGTGGTTCAAGTCAGTGTCAAACATCAGTCTCCACAGAGCCATGTGACAAACGATCAGCAACTCAGGAACTGGAAACCAGCTTTATATTGAGTGTTTACTCAAAGCTCAGGTCTAAGAAGTGTGTTGCAGTTAAAGAGGCCACAGCTCAAGGGTATTCCATACTTTTTATTGATTAGATTAAGTTTGATTTAACAGTGTCTGTTGGTGAATGCATTTGTGAAATGTTCATAATTCTTTGTGGGCATAAATTCTGTTAAGTAAAGTGAAGTGAAGTATTTAAGACCTGCGTACTATCATAGCACTATCATATCTGCTCTCACTGATAGGGAACACATCCAGAAATATACATCAAGTGCTTTTCATGAACCGTACTTCCTcataatattgttattgtttcagGTCataactgataaataaaacaatattggTTTAACAGTGAGATATTTTAACTGAAGGaaactttgattaaaaaaagaatacatatgttggtttgaaaatatttgtattttattatttactataGTTTTATcgaatttgtattttatttacaggCCTACCAAAAAATGACCGTTTTTTGTCTGAAATAATCTGATTCAAAATTATGTGTATACTCTAAATAACAGGTTTGTCACACTGGTGTCGAACACCACAGGTTTTCTATGTGGATTTGTTCCATGACCAGTGGGCCTCATGTACCTTAAATCTGTAGTATTCAACATTTGCCACTGGGTGGTGCACTAGTGTctgaatgtgcacacacacacgttggtCACCTCAGAAATTCTGGACCAAAAAAGTTTTTAGTCAACTacagaagaaaagacaagtggcaaaaaaatataaacagtaactttattaaaacacaattcaaatcaaatacattCAAACTTTGTGCCACTCAGCTTGTAGTTGGTCCAAAATTAAAGGGTCAtgtcaacaaaattacaaagaaataaaaaaatagagtAAACAGCTAATCTGCATAATAGATACTTTAGGTTTTATTTGTACACCTTCTGTAAATATACAAAAGCATATTCATTTGTGGTGCTGACTGCAAAAACTCTACAACATAACAGAGTggtcatgtttatgtttattattcaGAATACTACCGACTCACTTCCTGGGCCGTAATGTGGAAGTTCAATTTCATAAATGTAGTTTTCTACTTTTGTGAGCTgcaattttctttattttatttcagctcatttattttacattaaaatagtTGCAGTTGTAACGTAGTTGCAGTAGTAATGTATTGTAGTTGTAGTCAATGAAAGGATTCTCCtttaaaaaggttcagtgtgtaagatttaggtgaatgggatctattggcagaaattgaatattaaaCTTATCCTAATGATTTTTCACTCGTGtttttatctaaattgtacaacttgttttctttaccctagaatgagccctttatatttaaatgggTCCACTCTACGGAGGCTACCATGTTGttttacagtagctcagactggacaaactaaacatcttttgagtttatataaaaactgaaaggctgaggtgaggggtgttcagctgcaacatgcaacttcacccctagatgtcactaaatcctaaacactgaacctttaagagaTTCTAGAGAAATAACCCTTTAATGTAAAtgacacccaaacacacacaagctttgAGCCCATTGCTGACTACTTACCATGTTAGTCCATTTCACATCAGACACACGACCACAAACTCAGCATTTACATGTTTCTGCACAAAGCCTTCGAACCCTTTGACTAAACTGGAATGAATACGTTACACAAGGCTTTACTCTTCCAGTTGAAGACAGACCCACACTGTAATAAACATCAGGTACTTACTGGGTTTAACTGACCTGTCATGGCAGCTGAGTGGGTTTTAATGCTGAATATGGATGTGctacaaacaacaaaaacaaacaaggcaGTAAGTGTTATGGGCAGAGGAAAAACTAAATACCCATTTGTAATTCTTGCACCATTTGATCCATGTGTGCAAAACAGACTGTTTTGAGCAGATGTCATCTTTGGATGAACAGCGGTTTATGACCAATTAGTTCACAGTAATAGGATCTTTGCAGATGACACTGGTTGATGATTGTGAAACGAGTAGAAAAGCTCCCAGCAATACAAACTAGCACTGCACTAAATACCAATTCACTCACTTCTTAAAATTGCCCCAGGTGTTGACCTTTTGTCTTGGGTGTTTGGGGTATTTTTTGAGTGCTGGTGGGGGCTCTGTGACCTTTgcagcttttcttcttttgtctctAAATTTCAAAATGTTCACTTTCCACCAGTCAGGGATCCAGGGACAGATGAAGAGGTAATTGAGGAATCTGTTACTGTATCTCACATGTAAAGGCAAATCGAATCTTCACTGTTTAACAGCTTTTCTCCGCATCCGACAACCATGAGACATTTACCATTCTACATTTACTCAGACAGCCACAATGAACTCGGTGACCACTGACTTGCTGATAGACCGGCTGCAAAAGCCATTTAGATAGAAAGTCCAAGTAGTAGCAAATAAATGTCCAACTTTGTTcttcaaataaaatgtctgaattAACTTCACAATCAAAAACATTGACAATGGATCTTCACAAAACTGGGATttaacacagagctgctgtattgatgggtttatttttcttgccCCTATAGTGTATTGGGGCACAATTATGACATATGGCCAACATTAAAGCATCAATGTATGTTCAAGAACTGACATGCACgtacagacaaaaaaaataggAATGAGATTTTTTACAATCTTCCAAGTAACAATTTCTTCATATCATGCATTTGGAACCAGAAGTTGGCCAACATCTGAAGTTTTGAGCACAAAACATTTTGGCCACTTATGTCACCGTTTCTGAAATGTAGGGAAAACTTTTGAACTTTAACTTCTAgtcttttattaaaataatgttaCGTGACCTCCACAAAAACAGATGATGGCGAACTCTGTGATTAAATACCAGAATTTCTCGGAACACCTGCTGAGATCCTGCAGTCTGATAGAGCCATAAGAcatcagtaaataaatacatcatgAGTACAAACCTTTATGACTCACCTCCACGTACGTCAGGAAAAACCAGCATTGGATTTCAAGATGGATTTTATTACAACAGATTCATAAAACATTACAAAGAATGCATACAGGTACCCTTTCAACcaggaaatattaaaaacaaatctgaaataaGAATAAAGCTAGAGACTGATGAGTCATGGATTTGTAACCCTAACTCAGTTGGAATCACGATTATTGAGACCCTCACCAACCAAGGTTGGGGACGCAAGTCCAACAGCACCTACACGTGCTGTGAGGGTCACAATCACTCTAccaaagaaataaacaacaaaattaaTCAAAGGTTTACAAGAGAAACTTGCCTTCGTAAGGGGTTGGTACGTTCATGTAACTCCAGCAGCTTCAAAAGAAATATGAGTAATTTTACCACACTTCACTTCTATAAACCTGAGTGAAACCTATGGGGAAAATATGGATAATCCACACATGTAATCAAATAAGCACAAAATAACTGTCAGGAACCTGTGTGGTGTCTTTCTGTTTTCCAATATAGATGTTACATTAAATGTCCATGTGTTCTAACAAATAAGgtttgtcttcaccaccactgGTCTTACTGTTCTTTGCCCGCAGCTAGGTTTGAAAAAGGATGAGAGAAAGGTGTTAACCTCAAACCTAATGTGGTGGCTGCGTTGCTGCTTCAGTAGCGTCCAGCTGGAGACATGACGGGTGGCCTCATGCCCATGGGAGGGCCTCCCTGGTAAGGGGGCACCATAGGAAGACCCTGCCCATATGGAGGCATCCCTCCTGGCATGTAGCTTGGCATGCCCTGAGGAGGAGCACCATACTGACCTGCAGAGGGAACACAGGGCAAGCGGAACATCAAAATGCTGCAGTTTTAAAACCGATTCAAAAGATGTCACTTGAAATTCAGCTTATGTTAATTAATGTGTTGGATTTGAGAGTAACATAACATTTTGGCTTGGATATACccccttgacacacacacacacacacacacacacacacacacacacacacacacacacacctttttccTTGTGGAAAACggattgattttgttttatatattgtcTTATGGACAAAATTAGTGGATTTAAGTGGATGCTTTGAGGAACATCTGATGGGTCTTTTCCACAGACTAATTTATCTTTACACATATGTTCTTACCATGCATGGGATGCCTCATGCCTGGCTGCTGTGGTGGCATCCCTTGCTGTGGGGGCATTATGCTGCCCACAGCTGCCACTGAGGGAGCAGCCGCATGGGCCTGACCCTGCCTGGGTATGAGACGCTGGTAACGGGGCAACTGggccttcatctcctcctgttgCCAGGGACaaaacacagagcaaacatTCAGACTAAAGAAACACCGGTATGCCCCTTACAGAACAAAGATTAATGTTTACAAATATGACGAGGAACTGGGTACCAATAGTGACGTGCCCTGATTTCAGATTGAGGATATTCAAGTTCAGAATCATCCTTAAATATAATCACAAAACAGAAACTACAAAGTAAGAGTAAAGATATACAATTTAAATGGTCGAGTTGATTATCTGTGATTAAATGtaccattatatatatatcagtcaTTACTTACTGTGAAAAGGGCAAAACAGAAAGCTCAAGCAACTTACCAGTGAGATATCCTCATCAGGGTGGATCAACTTACTAGTTGCACTCGTGGTGGTGAGGGTGGCAGGCTTACTGGCCACTGTGGCTGGGGGTTTGGCCACAGTGCTGCTAGAGGGgttagaggaagaagaagtggaagaggaagaggagacagagggctGGGTGTAGGCAGGGAATGTTGCTTTGGGAGGGTCGGAGGAGGCGGCTGTACTGAGGGCGTTTGAAACTACGGCTCCTGAAGCGCTCTGCTGGGCCTGTGCAAAGACAACGAAGGGagaaaaccattaaaaatacaaaaagaagcGTTAAAGACAAACCAGTCAGATTGTGTAATGACCATTATAGAACAAATTACTCAGAAGTAAATATGTAACGTTCTGTTTTTACGTGTTCACctttttaacacatttatttatatttagtctATGAACCTGTATGATTTCACTATTCAAAGTGAAAATAACAGCAATATGAGATTATAATTCAAATCATTTCATGAGGCAATTCCTTTAAAATCTACAATagcaaataaatgaaagaaaactccTTGGATTCACATCTAACCAATCTGCACAGTTTCTTTTAAAGCAGAATGAGTATTTTTGCAGACTTCATGCTCCGGAGGTTTGGATGAGTGGATGATGCAAACTGAAAAACTGTAAATCGCTCGTTATGCCTCATTCTGGATTAATCAAATAAGGCACATGCACAGTACAAAAGCTCCCACACAATAATTATGCCGGTTCATTTAAGAAAATCATCCTCACACCAACATTAGAGCCAACGTGCTTGTTTTGATGCTCGAATAGGCTTACGAGGCAAATACTGTTAGTAATCAGCCCAGTTTTAAGCTTTGAAAAGTTAATAAATAAGCAACATGCAGCTGCCACAGTCCAAGCCAAAGTCCTGTCTGTGAGCGTACTTGTGGCGTGTTAGgaaagggaggcagggaggaggcaGACTGAGGGTCTGCAGGTGCAGaagaaacagctgctgtgctgctgtgaacacCAGAGCCCATCTGCAGCATGGTGGAAAGGAGATCACAGCATTGGCATGTAACATGTCCAAAGAATCTAGCAAAACTCAATTATGagaagaaaatataatatataatagtgACACCgatataaaaaaatgaagtggGAATGACTAAGTCAATATCAAACCATATAGAAGATGCAATCACATAAAAAAGGTATAACAATTTTTGTTTATAAAGAAAGGGTTTACAGAGATATCCAAACGGTCTCTTAATATTCTCAACACTTCCGAAgattcagacaaacaaatagacgggcagtatatgtgtgtgtgtgtgtattttgtagGGGTTGCATGGTGCCCACCTGTGCTGCACTTGGGAAGAGAGGTTTGGTGACCGTAGGCTGGGGTGCGGGTGCTGCTTGCCGACCGGGTATGACCCCTGCTGCAGGGGCTGGGGCCATGTGGGGCATCCCCGGCCTAGGGGCCATGTGGGGTGGCATTCCTGAGGAATTAACCAAAAATGTTTCCTTCAGTACATATAGAACATTGAAAGACAGGACTATAACAGAAAAGGTGCACAAGGAGACACGACTGGCACTGGTTCCTGAAATCATTCCTTTAATGAGATTTTTAAACTGCATTTGCTCTTGTGACTATATTTTACACAGTCTATAAATGTAAGCACTGTGAGCTACACTTTTAGTCACAACAATTGGGCATCAGTATTCTTATGTATCGACAAAACTCACCTGGAGGAATGCCCGGCATCCCCTGCATCATGGGAGGCATCATCCCTCCCATTGCCATCATCCTGGAAAGTCACAGTAAAATCTCTATTTTAACTTGAAACTAAGAATGTGTTATATGACCATCATCAATAAAACCAATGCCATAACAAAGAATCAAGCCGAAAATAGTGTTGCACCTGATAAACATTAATTACAGAGTTAATGAGTGAGTGCTTACCCTGGTGGCATTCCATGCATAGCAGGAGGCATGCCATGCATCATGGGTGGAACACCTGGCATCATAGGAGGCATTCCTGTAGATATGAATAAAGACATTTTGTTACCAAAGATTCAACACTGCATCACTCCACATGAGAAGCTACATGACGCAACAACTTTTGCCTGTTGTATCTGTTCCTTGCTCTTAATTTCGCCATATTTTTATCAGACTGCAGGTCTGCACCGGTTGGAGATGAGGACTGACTTTGTGTCAGAGAAGTTGTCTGTGTGGCAACATTTTGCTAAATAGGaccagaaaatgtttgtgtagaATGAGTCTGAAAAAGGGAAACCTACCGTGTGTTAGGGTGTCATGGACTTTGGAACACTGAACAGTAGAATTGTATATTTCAATGTTTACTCAAAAAATAGGTTTAAGTACAAATACTCACTTTGTTATTTATAATTCATACAAACTTATAAGGCCACTAGGTAGAGTGCACTGTTACTTTTATCTTGAGATAAAATCCATGTGAGTCACTAGAATCTAATTCAGTCAAGTTAtgagctttttttctttattgggCAAGCTGCGTCGGAGTTAAACTATTGCTGTTTCTTAAGAGGTCCTTACCTTGATATCCTCCAGGTGGCATCCCAGGCGAGCCAGTGACAGGAGGAATCCCAGGCTGGGCCATTGGGGCAGCGTAGCCTGCCTGGGGTTGAACAGCCGCAACCTGCGGTGCTGATGGTCCTgcttcatcgtcatcatcatcgtcatcagaGTCATcctggttgtttttcttcttttgactctctgcaaacagaaaaaaatgctcGCTTATGATTTCATCTGTATTAAATGTCAATTAACTCAAACTTCTACAAAGTCCCATGAGCTCAGTTTTACATGATGCACACGTTATTCAGTAACACAGCAGCTACAGATCCTAAAATTAACTGGGAAATGAATTCCCAGGAATTACCCTGCACTTTAACTATTATACTTCATTTCTGCTCATGGCTCACAATGCTACCTGATACAAGAAAGCTTCCTTGACCTTGTAAGATCCTGGTTAAATGACATCATACAATataagaaattaattaattcagtCGTTAGGCTTAAGTCCACAGACATACTATCACCCTGCAGGTGAACAAACCTTGTGATTTCTGTTCTAATGTCCGTCTTCTCTCCTGCATGTCTTTCTCTGGTATCCCCTCCATGCCATAGATTTCCAGCTCGATGTCCGTTCTTCCAGGAATAGCATTTGGAACACTGTCAATGGTCTCTTTGTGTACCTGCAACACATGCAAAGTGAGTCAGAGCACACAATAAACAACATGCGCTTAACATTCATCACCTGCTTTATGGGGACAGCAAACAGCCCTTTAAAAATCGACATAAAAGAAACTAAACTAGGATAAATGACGAGGGAAAGGCACCGACCTGCATGCAGTGAATGGCCAAACCCGGGCCCGTGTACAGCTTCTTGTGACAGATGTGGCATTTAAAATGCTTCGCCTTCTGGTGCTGAATGAGGATCTTTTCATCGTCAAAGTCTCGATTGCAGTACCTTGAGAAATGAGTTAAAGATTGTGCTCgacaacaggaagcaggagcATAAGACACCATGAAACCACAGCAAGTTCCCCAGGGgagaaaaatcacacacacaagcctccaAGTGTAGACACAAGAAACTAGAATTAAACTGTTAGAAACAATTAGTCTGTCTAATAATAATCTACATTTGTTCTGTTTGTCGctgtttttccttgttttgaGTCGAAAACAAATCATATATATCTATGTGGGTGTGACAACTTGTGACCAATGTTGACAAATATCCaaagttttaaataataaacGTTTACCCTTACACATCAACGACAATCGAGAAAACGTTCATATGTCGCACAACAGGCTTAAACACACTTAAAAGCCTGACCCATAAACGCAACGAATCGCATAAGCTAGCCGATTAGCCAATAGCCCGATATTTGCATCGGTTTCTTCTCACTATTTACACCAGTTTGCCTGTGTTCGCTGCTGTGTACAAGCACCAGACATCAATTGATGTGCAGACATTGATTGTTGGTTGGATTAAATCACTCATTTTAGAGGTTGTCCAGCCTCAAAAGACCAAACAATTAAGCTAGCGCTAGCTTACCGACGCTTAAAACGCGGATGGGCTAGCTCAGGCCTTCCCTTTGTCCGGCTAACGCGTAGCTACTAGCATGGCTAACTCGGCGTTGATCCACCCGGTGGAGAAAGGATACCAGCACCATGGCTtcatctgcttcttcttcttccgtcCCATGTCTGAGGAATACTGTGAAAGACTTCTCACAACGCTGAACACTGGTTTTTATTATCTGTTTGACAGCGGCATGCTGTTGTCCCGTGATGACGCCGAAAATGGCGCTAAGCTAGAGGAAGTTAGCTCGGAGGCGGTTGACGTCACGCTGAAGTCTCGCGATGACGCGATAACCACAGAACAGTTCCACGGGCCTCATCTGGTTTAGAAGACTGATTGATCAATTATCAAAATGTGATCAATACGTATATCACCCATCGATCAAAGACATCAACGCACGAGCTGGGCTTCAAAGGAGGATATCACAGGACATTTATGCTAAAAACATGAAGCTGTTCtcagtcgaatatgaatgtccgggcttatggacacttgatgacatcacaggagcagtatggaagcatgttgtgttttattttctgttgtttttttacatttgaagaattgatcaccagttacttcaattatattggATTTCGCTGCAAcattgtttacccctgaaactccaaaattgttttgtgaactcaaacacttcacccacgcctccatcgacatagtggtgaggaAATTGAAATTCGCTGTCAGACTGTTTACATATACAAAGGACAAGGCTTCTGCCACAGAAAACCAAAGACGCCCTAAAGGTCTTTAAGGGTTGAAAGGTGACAGTGATTATCTACAGACGGAGACACAAAGGGAATGTGGAGGATTTCATGTTGTTTGACCAACAGCCTCAGCACCTGCCCTTGGCTAAATATCATTTTGATTCAACTGTGGAATTactttgaataaaactttattttcatttcttggGGATAATTtataaaagtttaaattaaaaaaataccaaGGCAACAACTACTCACACCCCTACAACTTGTCGTTCACTTAGTGTCCACTTGATGGAGACAACGTTGTAGAAATTAAGTCCTTCCTGGGCTTCGTCATCAGTATCCaataatgtgatatttgttGAGTATTCTTTTCAATATTACAGAACATAAGgaatacaatttaatttgaaaaaaacttgCAGATGCCCTGTCCCAACATTTCTTTTCTGGGGCTGTTTTTATGGTTTGAGCTTCAACATACagtgacatatatatataacagtgTGCATGTAACTTGTAAGTGTCAGTTTGGGGAAACTACTCTCCTGTTTCAACATGACAGTGTTTCAGTGTTAGAACAAACTGAGTTCCTTACAGAAATTGATCTTAACCAAACCCCAGCTCCATTCAACAGCTCTGGGAGGACCTCCTACACCCCCACCTCAGGGGATGACTTCACTGATCCTGTTGTGACTGAATGGGAGCAATTCTTTGCAATCATGGGGTCTGAAATCTTGCAGAAAATTCCCCCAGCAGAGTGGGGAACATGTTCAAAGACCACCTGTGGGTTAAATGCTCTGATGTCCACATATAGGCCACATGGTGTAAACAggaatttatgtatttctttataCTTAAAAAAATCCCCCTAGAAAAAGGGCCCTTTCTTTAAGCGGGAAAAAGTTCAGGCTTAAGCcctctttgatgtgtgtgtgttaatatgccagttcctccctcctctgaccttctctcttcctcttacCTCCTGATTCTGGTTTTTCCACTGTAAAACAGAACCACATTtgaactagggctacgttgtagcactaacgggcccgagcacaggcattttgaagcctgttgcagttagtggagagagcgatcaatgaccaagcgcacatctctgcgttttgcgcactgcggcaaggataaacgcttgGACTTGGACTCTAATCATGTaacagaagtttggtagtgataggactatgcacactggagttatgacaacatcgtgtcctttggtGAAGGATGATCCTTtgccgcacctcaatgtttacacagtttgaggaaatgtcacaattctgaccatggtccattgacttctctcagctcatttgagctctATATTGTGACGTGACGTGACTTTACGTTACGTtgcgttacgttacgttacgtgacgtgactttacgttacgtttagttacttttgtacttttagttactttttagttacttttgtacttttagttactttttagttacttttgtacttttagttacttttgtactttttagttattttttagttacttttgtacttttagttacttttgtactttttagttacttttgtacttttagttactttcgtacgtttagttacttttgtacttttagttactttttagttacttttgtttttttagttacttttgtacttttagttactttttagttacttttgtactttttgttacttttgtactttttgttactttttaattactttggtacttttagttactttttagttacttttgtacttttagttacttttatacttttagttactttttagttacttttgtacttttagttactttttagttacttttgtacttttagttactttttagttacttttgtactttttgttacttttgtactttttgttactttttaattactttggtacttttagttactttttagttactttggtacttttagttacttttgtacttttagttactttttagttacttttgtacttttagttactttttagttacttttgtacttttagttacttttgtacttttagttactttttagttacttttgtacttttagttacttttttacttttagttacttttgtacttttagttacttttgagaGAATAGCAGTAGCACTTTTGATCACTTTgacgtgtgttttattttttacaaaggCTCTTAGACCTGGCTCTCCACTCTGAGACCCCGAGCTCTCTCAAAACACTGGGTTTAGATTTTCAGCTAATCTGGTTTCAAGGCTGCAGACTTGCTTAGTTTGAGAACATCTCTTTGTACAATGGAGGGTAACTCCTGTCACTGGATGTTGAATAAAACTGGTATTTGTGTGACCTGAGATAAGGTCACAATGAGGCTTTTAGCAGGGTGACTGAGTTTAAAAGATGAATAAGCCTGCATTCATATACATAGAAACATGCATCTTTGTCCATCAGCAGAATTATGTGAAAGACATATCTGTAACCTGTATAAGTGGTATTAATGTCTGAGGTTGATCAGTGTCATTCAAAAAAATGATATatcatattttttgtgtgtataaaa
Protein-coding regions in this window:
- the znf207b gene encoding BUB3-interacting and GLEBS motif-containing protein ZNF207b isoform X2, with the translated sequence MGRKKKKQMKPWCWYCNRDFDDEKILIQHQKAKHFKCHICHKKLYTGPGLAIHCMQVHKETIDSVPNAIPGRTDIELEIYGMEGIPEKDMQERRRTLEQKSQESQKKKNNQDDSDDDDDDDEAGPSAPQVAAVQPQAGYAAPMAQPGIPPVTGSPGMPPGGYQGMPPMMPGVPPMMHGMPPAMHGMPPGMMAMGGMMPPMMQGMPGIPPGMPPHMAPRPGMPHMAPAPAAGVIPGRQAAPAPQPTVTKPLFPSAAQAQQSASGAVVSNALSTAASSDPPKATFPAYTQPSVSSSSSTSSSSNPSSSTVAKPPATVASKPATLTTTSATSKLIHPDEDISLEEMKAQLPRYQRLIPRQGQAHAAAPSVAAVGSIMPPQQGMPPQQPGMRHPMHGQYGAPPQGMPSYMPGGMPPYGQGLPMVPPYQGGPPMGMRPPVMSPAGRY
- the znf207b gene encoding BUB3-interacting and GLEBS motif-containing protein ZNF207b isoform X1, producing the protein MGRKKKKQMKPWCWYCNRDFDDEKILIQHQKAKHFKCHICHKKLYTGPGLAIHCMQVHKETIDSVPNAIPGRTDIELEIYGMEGIPEKDMQERRRTLEQKSQESQKKKNNQDDSDDDDDDDEAGPSAPQVAAVQPQAGYAAPMAQPGIPPVTGSPGMPPGGYQGMPPMMPGVPPMMHGMPPAMHGMPPGMMAMGGMMPPMMQGMPGIPPGMPPHMAPRPGMPHMAPAPAAGVIPGRQAAPAPQPTVTKPLFPSAAQMGSGVHSSTAAVSSAPADPQSASSLPPFPNTPQAQQSASGAVVSNALSTAASSDPPKATFPAYTQPSVSSSSSTSSSSNPSSSTVAKPPATVASKPATLTTTSATSKLIHPDEDISLEEMKAQLPRYQRLIPRQGQAHAAAPSVAAVGSIMPPQQGMPPQQPGMRHPMHGQYGAPPQGMPSYMPGGMPPYGQGLPMVPPYQGGPPMGMRPPVMSPAGRY